In Glycine max cultivar Williams 82 chromosome 7, Glycine_max_v4.0, whole genome shotgun sequence, a single window of DNA contains:
- the LOC106799252 gene encoding protein MAIN-LIKE 1-like, whose product MTEDVPHMTEDVPDMAEDAPEMTADVQGDDGAEGSHADDVEGFPGGPRDPSVLTSFADHVAHAIWSGHERCELKLVSHGRTVTLIGRSVPKIEGLVGATGLSPLIGCSVVTGYPGLISAFVERWHSETSTFHLSVGELTITLDDVSSLLHLPISGTFHSFHALSVDGAIFLLTELLEVSAEETRAETTRSRGAYVRLGWV is encoded by the exons ATGACTGAGGATGTTCCTCACATGACTGAGGATGTCCCTGATATGGCTGAGGATGCACCTGAGATGACTGCGGACGTACAGGGTGATGATGGTGCTGAGGGGTCACATGCTGATGATGTTGAGGGATTCCCAGGTGGGCCACGTGACCCATCAGTGCTGACATCATTTGCGGACCATGTTGCACACGCCATTTGGAGTggacat gaacgtTGTGAGTTGAAGTTGGTGTCGCACGGGAGGACAGTGACATTAATTGGGAGGTCAGTGCCTAAGATTGAAGGACTGGTTGgtgccacaggattaagtccattGATCGGGTGTTCAGTTGTAACTGGTTatcctggacttatatccgcatttgtggagaggtggcacagcGAGACCAGTACCTTCCACCTTTCAGTAGGAGAGTTGACGATCACACTGGATGATGTGTCGTCACTCCTCCATTTGCCTATCAGTGGCACGTTCCACAGCTTTCATGCTCTTTCTGTGGACGGGGCGATATTTTTGTTGACCGAGTTGCTTGAGGTGTCTGCCGAGGAGACTAGAGCCGAGACAACACGATCACGAGGGGCATATGTACGGCTGGGATGGGTTTGA